cactgcgaccccgaaagggatacgcggtagaaaatagatggataacaagagaagtatcctacacttctcttttgtaaagtaaatctgaacagccgatatgggcatctacatctacatctaaatctacatctacatctacatctgctatatgatttgcccgagaagctgggcaggacattataaaaaaagaaaaaaaagaaaatagatgGATATTTTGTTATCCTTCTAGCAACATGGAGGCTGGTTTAACTAAGCGTGTGCATAGGTTTGGCCACCAGGGGTCACTAGTATGCACTGCATAGAAATATAAACGTTTTTATTGAGTAGTACTGTAATGTACTTAGATTTTTTATACAGTgtttatcaaaaaatattttttagaacTTATTCCACTATCTTTACCGTATCAGAGTTTAAACCGCTTTCACTCTAAGGAGACATTTCTGCAAGATGTTGGAGGTGTTTATGGTCAATTCTTCCAGAAGAACATGACAACTATGTCGGACCTTCGAGAGGCCCTGTTGGCTCATCACTCTTGTTCTAGCATACCCAAAGGTGCTTTTTAGGCTACCCAAAGGTGCTTTTTAGGCTTGACATGAGTGTTTTGCTCATCCAAGCATGTCTGTATGGAGCTGCTGCAGAAAAGGTTCTCATTAGGATGGAAAAATAGAATAGTGCAACAAGTTTGGGCTCAGGAAGAAAGTCAGAGTATCATGGATGAATTGATTTGAGTATAGTTTAGTCCAGTGTTTTTTACCATAGGGCTGGGGCCGCGAGCACCCCCTTATCTGTTTTTCAGCTGCGGTCCGTATGGtacttaacctgactctcgccagatccgaactacaaggatctggcgagagtcaggttatatGGTACTACACTttatttctaccacttgtggcagtaatgacaatataaaaaaaaaaagtttgaaactgatgtcagagaagtttcttaagcacaaaaatgatgactaaagtggtgaagctgtacttTATTTGCACCTAAATTTGGAGTTTATTTAAAACATCTATTCTTAACAGTTTGTTCGAGCATGgaacaattttgagtttttttatgCAGTATACTTAGTTGTacgtacttatttttctaatcagcctaagGTTTGtgttaataatctttgtgattaacacatgcttttgtATCATGTGACAAGGTCGTAAACGTGGGCGACGAACCACAAGGTCAAAAAGGTGAAGAAGCCCAGGTTTAGTCCGTGTTTATATCTACCTGcagttgtgtgtgtgtcttaattGCATTTTCACAATTATAAAGACTTCACAAATTACAAACTGTATTTTTATGAATCTTGCGGTCAGTGGGATAAACTAGTCCAGATTTGGCAAGTCGAGGTAGTGGTTTTTGATTTTAGCAGCAGTTTTCTTTTGGAATAAGCAATATCAAAGGTTAGTAAGTTTATGGAAGTGCTCATGCCTTTACCATCACTTTCATTTGGAAATGTTAATGCTGTCAGGAGTTTCATCTCGTTGTATCAATATCAGTAAACTTTCCATACATACCTTGCGTGTGCTTTGTGACAGATGACCTGAGCCAATCGAGTAACTGATGCCCTTCAGTGAGTGACTTACCTACTTAAGAAGTGGAGTCAGAAAGAGGAATCACGTTTCCCATCTACTGTGCTGCTCATGTTTTTGACAATCTTAGGCAAACAAGAAAGCATTGCTTTATTGTGTGATTATTATTGAAGGACAAGTGTTACGTGAAAAGCAGGGTATAAAGTGACAGTAATTACCATCTGAGGTGTTGTGGTATtctctaataaattaaaaaaacaatcccTTACAAATGTACAGCCTTTATAAAGTATAATTACTATTATCACAAAATCCTATTAGAGCAGTGGCTTAAAAAAAGAAGATGATTTTGCTGAAACATGTTCTCCTCAGAGACATGTTCTGTtgcatgttgatgatgatgacttgacatgtGCTGCTGCCAGCTCAGCAAAGGCTAAAGGACGTCTCTTTCACCAACGTACAGTATTGTTCTTATTGTGATGTTGCAAGTAGAATGTGGTGCTATGCCATCTTGGAAGGTGGGTATAGAGATGTGTGTGACTGATGCAGATATTTGGCTGAGGAAGGCGCcgcacagcacagcacagcacagcacagcacagcgTGATGCGTGTAAAAGACAACACTTGCCGCAAATAAGAAACATTTGGCATGCTTGGCAGTTGTCCTTTTTCAAATGTGCATGAAGATGTCATGTTCAGTGTTGCATATAAAGCGGGCTACACAGTGTTGTATAATATTTGTGTGCAAGTGTTATGCTTTTAAACTGTCCTGTCGGCTCCAGAACGCTTCCTCACCACCTTTTCTTGCTTCACCTGATCCACCGCTAGCGTCTCCAGCTGTGCCTGGGGCGGGGCCGAAGAAGGGGCTCCGTGGGGGATGCGGTGGGCCACTCCGACGTGGGCTCTGTACTGGCGGTCCCGAGCCGGGCTGTGGCGAGGGCTGGCCGTGGCTCCCAGCGGAGGCACGGGCGGGCGTTCGGAGGCGATGGGCGGGATGACGGCGGGTCTTTCTCGCAGCACCTGCAGCTCGGGAGAATCTTTCCCAGCCTGCAGGAAGGGTGTGGGGTCGGGCATAGCGTCCACTGTGTCCCGCAGAACCACCCGCTTCCCGTCCGGGCCGAGGCGGTACACCTCTGTCAGCTCGGGGTGGAGGGGCTGGGAGAGGCTCTTCCTCATGCGGCGGCGTGGGGTCTCAGGCTGCCTGTCTTTGGGCGGAGGGGGCGTGGGCTTGAAGGACGTGACCGGGCTGACATTTGGGCTGGCCTCTGATGAGCTGCCGGCCAGCAGTTTCTTCTTAGTGGCGTGAAGCTGTGAGGTCAGATAAGCGATGGTGCTCGCTCTCTGCTCCAGTTCCCCCGACAACACGGCCAGTTTGTGGCTCTTCATCTTCAGCTCCTCCAGGTACTTCTTCTCCCTCTCCTTGATGGTGTTTTCCAGAACAAAGATCATGGCGTTCTTCTGCTCCAGATCCCTGAGCAGCTCCGTgttttcctcctccttcttcttcagcTCTG
This genomic interval from Entelurus aequoreus isolate RoL-2023_Sb linkage group LG06, RoL_Eaeq_v1.1, whole genome shotgun sequence contains the following:
- the ccdc92 gene encoding coiled-coil domain-containing protein 92 — its product is MASANVPLENQLHSAQKNLLFLQQDHANTLKGLHAEIRRLQQQCTDLTYELTVRSSDPSDMGEVRCRELQRRCEELEAELKKKEEENTELLRDLEQKNAMIFVLENTIKEREKKYLEELKMKSHKLAVLSGELEQRASTIAYLTSQLHATKKKLLAGSSSEASPNVSPVTSFKPTPPPPKDRQPETPRRRMRKSLSQPLHPELTEVYRLGPDGKRVVLRDTVDAMPDPTPFLQAGKDSPELQVLRERPAVIPPIASERPPVPPLGATASPRHSPARDRQYRAHVGVAHRIPHGAPSSAPPQAQLETLAVDQVKQEKVVRKRSGADRTV